One Manduca sexta isolate Smith_Timp_Sample1 chromosome 26, JHU_Msex_v1.0, whole genome shotgun sequence genomic region harbors:
- the LOC115442514 gene encoding endocuticle structural glycoprotein SgAbd-5-like, whose translation MVALKLCMFGVLVAVAAAQQVLQHPPAEILSDNSFVRADGYDFEYRTSDGVSRKEEAGLINVGDRQGIAVRGSYSYTAPDGQTYEVTFTADDKGYKPQIRVIEPKQ comes from the exons atgGTTGCTTTG AAACTTTGCATGTTCGGAGTGCTAGTAGCGGTGGCTGCAGCCCAACAAGTCCTCCAACACCCACCTGCTGAGATCCTCTCCGATAACAGCTTTGTCAGGGCCGACGGCTACGACTTTGA ATATAGGACGAGCGATGGCGTTTCCCGCAAGGAAGAAGCCGGTCTGATCAACGTGGGCGATCGTCAAGGCATCGCGGTCCGAGGCTCTTACTCCTACACCGCTCCTGACGGCCAGACCTACGAGGTCACCTTCACTGCTGACGACAAAGGATACAAGCCACAGATCCGAGTCATCGAAcccaaacaataa
- the LOC115442513 gene encoding endocuticle structural glycoprotein ABD-5 — protein MMKITLFALAALALVCAQQAPVASDQKPPVEIVKQDSEVDVNGYNFEFETSDGTSRQEHGEYKNDTDQQGLLVKGSYKYVAPDGQHIAVSFVADKNGYQPSEQAEDQQKPAQA, from the exons ATGATGAAAATC ACTTTGTTCGCCCTTGCTGCGTTGGCGCTGGTGTGCGCTCAACAAGCTCCCGTTGCCAGCGACCAAAAGCCACCAGTAGAAATCGTCAAACAAGATTCGGAAGTCGACGTCAATGGATACAACTTCGA atttgagACAAGCGACGGTACATCTAGGCAAGAGCATGGAGAGTACAAGAACGACACAGACCAGCAAGGTCTCTTGGTGAAGGGCAGTTACAAGTACGTCGCTCCTGATGGCCAGCACATTGCTGTCTCCTTCGTAGCTGACAAGAACGGATATCAGCCGTCCGAACAAGCTGAAGACCAACAAAAACCCGCCCAAGCCTAA